A part of Candidatus Thorarchaeota archaeon genomic DNA contains:
- a CDS encoding ZIP family metal transporter — MSLIAWVGLFTLSIREELLQKILLPLVAFSAGSLLGGAFLHLIPETVKETGGSIDIFIWLLGGFSIFFLLEQLLEWHHCHRIPSNHKKPVSYLILVADGLHNLIGGLAIAGSFLVSIPIGIVTWIAAAAHEIPQELGDFGILLHSGWDKMKALTFNFFSALTIMFGGLITYFASASLPTTFLLPFAAGNFIYIASSDLIPEVKHGKSISKGIGYFLCFVAGNVLILAVRIIFAL, encoded by the coding sequence ATGAGTCTGATTGCATGGGTTGGCCTATTTACCTTGTCAATCAGAGAAGAGCTACTACAGAAGATTCTTCTACCTCTTGTGGCGTTTTCGGCTGGTTCATTGCTAGGCGGGGCATTTCTACATCTCATACCCGAAACCGTAAAGGAAACCGGTGGATCTATTGACATTTTCATTTGGCTCCTTGGCGGTTTTTCCATCTTCTTCCTCTTAGAACAACTCCTCGAATGGCACCACTGTCATCGCATCCCATCAAATCACAAGAAACCCGTAAGCTATCTGATTTTGGTTGCTGACGGTCTACACAATCTGATAGGTGGGTTAGCTATAGCTGGTTCCTTTTTGGTCAGCATTCCAATAGGCATAGTTACATGGATTGCCGCAGCGGCTCACGAAATTCCACAGGAATTAGGCGATTTCGGAATACTCTTGCATAGTGGATGGGACAAGATGAAAGCTCTCACGTTCAATTTCTTCTCCGCATTGACTATCATGTTTGGAGGTTTGATTACCTACTTTGCGTCAGCGAGCTTACCAACAACATTCCTCTTACCGTTCGCAGCGGGCAATTTCATCTACATTGCATCATCGGACTTGATACCTGAAGTTAAACATGGCAAGAGTATCTCCAAAGGCATAGGCTATTTCCTCTGCTTTGTTGCTGGGAATGTACTGATTCTCGCAGTTAGAATCATATTCGCACTGTAG